The window gcaagtctttcttcttatttcgatagtgctccattaattgtctcattagatgaaTGGCTTCTATAgctgatcttcccggcataaagccaaactggttttccgagatcttcaccgtcctccttagcctttgttcgatcactcgctcccaaagtttcatagtgtgactcattaatttgattcctcgatagttagcacaatcttggacatcgcctttgttcttatacaaaagGATTatgatacttttcctccattctgatggcatcttattgtttctccaaattttgttgaagaacgtcgtcaaccattcgattcctctctctcccaaacatctccaaatctcaatagggatgccatcaggtcctactgctttcttcaatctcatcttatttaatgccattttgacttcactcttttgaattctccgtatACATtcacgatttatcatatcgtgaggaATACtcatatctccaacatcttgtccacgatctccattaaataagttatcaaaataggacctccatcgttccttgatatccttatctccaactagggctttttggtccacatccttcacacatttaactttttcaagatctcgcgtcttcctatctctcatccgagcaattctatatatgtctctttccccttccttcgtatccaatcttgtatacagatctcGATtgacctttgctctagcatctcgtatgaccttctttacttcccttttagcctctttgtacttttcgtagttctcatcactcctgcacttccctaatattttataggattctcgcttactctttactgcttgtcgtacttcttctgtccaccaagatgtgtctttgcccggtggcatgctacctttagattcccctagaacttccttcgctacttcccttatactatgctccatcttagtccatatcgaatctatatctaaatccatattacaagtccaaatatcttttttggtcatctcatccacaaattttttgttgattctccccttgcagtttccaccacttaatcttagccTTCACTTGTGGTGTTCGTTTTCTCATACAcctcctacttcgaaaatcaagcaccactactctatgttgggttgtcgtactctcaccagggatcaccttagaATCAataaactctttctccaagcacttcTTACTAAAAAGAAGTCAATTtcgctcgcattaccgccactccgataagtcactaagtgggatgttcttttcataaaccatgtgttcatgatactcaaatCATAGGCCGATGCGAATTCCAATATATCGTTTCCTGCTTCatttttatctccaaaaccataccctccatgaacattctcaaacccatctcgcataaaacccacgtgtccattgaggtCGCTACCTAGTACCatcttttcatccctaggaacctgttgcaccacttcctccaagtcctcccaaaaagcttgtcttatacagacatctaatcctatttgtggcacATATACActtatgacattcacaacctcatcccctatcacaagcttaacactcataattctatcgttcttcctagacaccgctactatatcatcaatatactcccgatcaataagaatacctactccatttctatcATTATCCTTTCTTGAGTACCACGGTTTATGACCCCAATGAGCTATCTCTCTaaccttggctccaacccacttggtttcttgtaggcacattatatttattctcctcctcttcataacatctacaatttcaactaatcttcctgtcaaagagcatatgttccatgtcccaaagtgTAACCtattacccctacccctaccattaccgtggactagcttatttacccgcaacccttgcatatttgacaccacccctgGGTcatggggtggcgcgccgcttcggggtgacgacctagcaacccttgcacatttttcactacacccgggtctaagaagtgcagcgcgtcgctgagtagggaacgcccatGTCATAAAATGTCGCTGAGTAGAAAACGCCCCCACGATATTCCTCCTTTGTCCGAGCTTGGAACCGGCTGTAAgtgccaccaagtgaccctcacaggcagAGTTGCATTCTAATAGTCTTCtacaaataataaaacaaaatgggAAGAATCTGCTAATGAATATACAATTCAAAACTTAAATATAGAAAGTGATAGGTTATTCATAAATGGTATTATTCACTCATATTCTTAGCACAATATTCTATCAATAGATATCCATGaacaattgatacaaagtttccATCAGAGTAAAATAACTGTAAGATCCACAAAGAAAAATCAATCTTTTTTCCAACAATCACTCCTAAAGCTTACATAAGAAGACCTCTAATAATTATGGTCCAAGGGGTACATCGGCTTCAGGTGATGAATCTAAAAGGAAAATAGTCAGAACAATATTTTGGCTTCAACTCCTGAATACAATGGTTCTGAATATGCAGATACTTTGGAGATGCACAGTTCTAGCACTTAAGTGGTGAATACGAAGTGCCCAAAGAATTCGAGCATGTGTTATTAGTCCTACAATTGATGCTTCCGAAGATGTAAACTATGAAGAAGCCTTCTACAAAGGTTTGTTAGAATTGGATGTCAAGCAATTATGTTAAAGGTGATGGATGCCAGTTTTTGCATTCATAGTTTCGTGGGGATTGGTTCTCAATGTTGACACAGCTCAAGGGGCATACTAAGGTAACCATTTGTGGGATTGCTCTTCCCTCTGGATCAGATAAGCTTTACTCAGCCAGCAATGATGGAATGGTGAATGTTTGGGACTGTCATACTGGTCGGCCCACAAAGACAGTAAATCTTGGTCAAAAAATTGGATGTTTAATTAGTGAAGGATCGTGGATATTTGTTGGCTAGTATTACTGCCAATTTCCACATTGAAAGAATTCACCATCCATCACCATTGAAAACAGTCCACCAAGTCCTGTCTCGATTCTCCAGACTTCATCCTTCTCTTCAAATCTAAACAAAAGTAGGGATAAATTATTCAAAACATGTACCTAAAAATCAatgatatatatgtgtgtgtctATTCACAGGTTTAAGTTAATATACTCACAATGGGAGGTCAAATAGAAACATCAATGCACAAGCACAAAACTGGGGATTTTTTCTTGACTATATATTCCATAAAAAGCAATGGCACCTGTAACAAAGAATAACAGCTTTCAGTATATGAAAGTCGCAACTCCCTTCATACTGgagcaaaaaaaaaaccgaAAGAAGAACgaacatatatataaacaagtaatTGCAGTATAAGACAGAACTGAAAACCTAATTAAAAATTGGAGCATATGTTTCCTCCAAATGAAGCTACACATAATAACATGCCAAACTTGGTAATCTATATAGCAAGCATATATAAACACTAGAGACCACATTGCATAAGACAATCTCAAGGATAGGGCAATGCATATACATGCCATGTACAAAGAAATTATGCTGAGAAAAAAATTAGCAACAGATATACAACAAGGCAGAATTGGAAATAAATAAGCGGCTTACATGTTCTACAAAATGAGTATCTACAACTTCAAGAAGGaattaataaacaaataaaaggTGATAATATCAGATATCAAACCCAAAGAAAGAGCTAGTAATTAAAAACTCCAAATCATGTCTTACCCTTATTAGCACCAAACCCGAGTAGGTCGACACGACCCACTTATGACCTGCCAACCCATTTTGATACCCCTAGTATAACCTCTTCCTTCCCACAGTTAAACATGTTAAAGCAACAGTATGACATTTCAAAGATGCAACCACGTTAAAAGGCTTCAGGTTGTCATTTCTGCCCTCCCATGCGAATATGGAACCATCctgcaaaagaaagaaaaaatgatGTGAATACTTGCTGTGATAAAGATAATCGTACAAAATAAAGATACATAAAATAACAATTATATTGGTAAATGCGGGCAAGTTCTAAAAACCATCATTCGAATATTATCTTTCCCTACACTTATAAATGATGAAACttcaattttacataaattaataaatgaacCTTAAAAATTTAAgatcaaaaaataaaactaGTCCAGCTAAATGAAGGAAACGAAGTCATCTATAAACTAACCTTAATAGAATCTAGAAAGCCAACAAATATCCACGAGCCTTCACCAATTAAACATCCAATTTTTTCACCAAGATTTATCGTCTTTGTGGGCTGACCAGTATGAGAATCCCAAACATGCACCATTCCATCATTGCTGCGTGAGTAAGGCTTATCTAATCTAGAGGGAAGAGCAATCCCACAGATAGCCTAGCATACAGAACCACATAAATGAAATTTAGCTAATAACAAAGCAACTTCTCAGCAAAAAGGGAAGActattaaagaaataaaagaaacaaatgACCACAATGGTTACCTTAGTATGCCCCTTGAGCTGTACCAACAATGAGAACCAATCCCCACAAAAACCATGAACACAAAACTGGCATCCATCACCTGTAACACAATCGTCTGACATCCAATTCTAACAAGCCTTAGTAGAAGGCTTCTTCATAGTTTTATCTTCAGAAGCATCAATTGCGGGAATAATAGAACCCAAATTCTTTGGGCACTTTGTATTCAACACCTCGTACCAGAACTGTGGATCTCCAAAGTACTGGTATATTCAGAACCATAACATTCAAGAGTTGAGGCCAAAATATTGTTCCGACTATGCGCTTCTTAGGTGAATCACGTGAAGCCAATGAACCCCTTGGACCATAGTTAGAGGCCTTCCTTGTTTTTCCTCCAGTAAATGATTGATTGGTTAGAAGTTATTCTGTAAACATTTGAAGTGGAAGTTGGTGATCCCCTGTgtaagaaattataaaaaattcaacatattataaaaaataaaatagtaaccatgtttaactttaaataatagtctaaaaatgcaattttaatgtcTAAACAGAAATTATATCAATTTATCAACCAAGCACTCAAGttaaaattcaaatctaatgcaatcctaataaaactaattgACAAAGCAATAGAAAGAGTCTCCTAGTTTTCTTCAATATCTTTTTAATTAGGCCAGCATCGGTTTTTACTCCATTTAGaacagagaaagaaagaaagacaaGAGTTGGCAGAAGGGAAGAGAAGGGAGGGTCTgatgaaagaaaaagagaaggaaAGAAGAGAGTTTGGAATTTGTAGTCTCCTAATTGCAAAGTAATAGAAAGAGTCTCCTAGTTTTCTTCAATATCTTTTTAATTAGACCAGCATCAGTTTTTACTCCATTTAAAAGTTTAAACACAGTTTTGTTTTTAATGGAGTATATTAATCGCCAGAATCGGCTGATTCAGCGAATTCACCACAGACTCGCGTGAATCATGTCCGATTCAGGTATGATTTCAAATCATACCATAAGTACGACTCGAAATCATACAGAACCGACTGGAATcatatgattctaacaacagtGCACCAAAGAACATGATTGCAACTAAAACCCAGAACGGAATCGTAGAAATCAtgacaagaaaaaaaaaaggcctAATGCtcctccagcccccttaacttgttcaaattggtcattttacccctccaactccgTAGAAATGATATTTCCCACCCagttaacttgtccaaattagtcattttacccctcctcaactcatcgaatgtcctatttacccccttaactcgattaaagtggtatttcttacccctttatagtgcaaaattaataacacttattcaaatgagtttgaaaatatatatttttaatatcaacttttttattttgttttaatttgataattatattgatctttcatgtgtttattataataatattgtattacaataattagataatcaaaatttaactagcaaaaaaagttgaaaagagaaagaatgaataaaagatacaaataataagaacatttttttttaataaaaaaacaagaacattaatataaacaagttaaagacattatatgcagaaaaaaggtaccaaaataggcctatgattttggggaagtatcaatttaggttccacgtacaaaatagcaccaatataggtttaacgtttaaaaaatgtatcaatttaggcctcgatgaCGGGttgtaaggggtgagaaataccacttttatggagttaagagggtaaataggacattctatgagttggggagggggtgagaaataccacttttatggagttaaggggatAAATAGGATATTCTATAAGTTgggggggataaatggacaagttgagagggtgagaaataccacttttatggagttcaggggtaaataggacattcgataagttgaggggtaaaatgaccaatttggacaagttaaaggggCTGGAGGAGTATTAGGCCAAAAAAGAACTTgtctctttttcttatttttccttACAATCAATTTGCATATTGCATAGTATGAGAATTGAATATTTAATATTGTATAAAAAATTCataatcattttttatttaaaagaaaattctAAACACCTCAGTTTTAGATGCACTTCTCTCTCATTTTTTCCTCTAAAACAATTCATCTATTCTGgaattcaattaaatcataaaaaggcAGCGAATGCAGCCACCAAGCTAAGCTTGTCAATGAAGTTGCAATTTTTACAAATCAATTTCCTCCACTCAACGATAATAACAAGGCATGATATGCTTCCTTGAGAAATAAGCTGGTAAGTAGTTCCTTTTGGCCTTTTTATAGACCACGCAAGCCCTCTTGTTCCTACTTAACGAACCCGATTGAGTCGCCCGCTACCTATGCAATTGTTGCAATGTGCAAAAGAACACAAAACTCAACACTAGTTATTCATAACTATTTTCCTCATTCAGAAGTGGAGGAAGTTTTATTTCAGACTGAATGATGAGAAGAAGTTTAAAGAGGCAAATAGAACTTTGAATGGTAAACAATATAATCACAGTACAGACAAAAAAcaaaggggtaaattacacccatggccccTCAACTTTGGCCATTCTTTATGGCCACATAACTTCAAAACTGAACATAAAAGTCCTGGAACTATGCCCATTTGCCCATTACCAACATAAGACTTCCTTAACCTTTGACTATTCCAATAACAGGTAACTCTCATTGTAGAGCttatagaaaataatattctAACCAACTTTAGGCGTTGTTTGGATAGGACTTCGGAGAGGGAAATCaattgtttagagagagaaaacagaGGGATATGGACAATCGAAAAACGTGTTTCTATGGGAAATGTGGTCCTAAAATAACCTTACTACATCAACCCTCGAAACCAAGTTTACCCTAATCCCGAAAATAAAGCAATCTAACATATTTAGTTTACTCGGTGATTTGGAAAATCGAAAAACGTGGTTCCATGGGAAATGTGGTCCTAAAATAACCTTACTACATCAACCCTCAAAACTAACTTTACCCTAATCCCGAAAGTAAATCTAACATATTTAGTTTGAATCACACACATAATTGGGTCATTCAATAGGGGCTTAATGTGTTAAAACTAATTCATAAAGGGCTTAATGTATCCATTTAAAAGATAAGGAGCTCAAATATCCGTTTTGCCAAAAACAAATGAAAGTGTATATGTTACAAAAAAACAACTATAATACCCTTCAGAAAAAAAGAGGATATATTGCAATATATGATTAAAAATAAGGACTTAATCGTTCATATAAATTTGACATAGGACTTATGCCGATTCAAGCATCATGCATCCGGAATAATAAAAGATCGACTAAAATGGACCTAGAAGAGCAACATTGTTGGGTGAAATTACGCTACCTTAAATTATTCTCGCACATCCCATGGCTTTCAACATATAAAGGGGACACCCTCTTCAAGAACCGAAACCCTCTTCAAGATCCATTTTCTGTAAAGGGCAAGTGTAAGAAAATAATTCTATAAAATATGATCAAAATTTTCACCAACTTGAGACAGAGGATATAGAAACAGACTATTTAGGAGTCACAAAAGGCTAACCTGTGCTTCCAGAAGCTGCATTTTTAGAGTCTGAAAAGGGAACATTTTGAATTGCCTTTGGGGATAATGAACCTGCATACATTACGCAAGCCATGTAAGTGTACTAAAAGTATGGTTCTGAATCCAAAAGTCAATAAACATGAGAAATTCATCTCAAAATATTCATATAAATTACTTACCACGAGATAGTCATCTGTATTAAAAGACAAGTAGAGTAACTCTGCTGCATCAAAGACGAGAACATTGCCTTCAATTTGAAGGATATCCAAGGCTTTACATCTTCTTCAATAGAGTTGTAGGTAATTTTCGGATAATCAAAATCCTATTAATTATTGAAATTCTCCGTCAAAAACCCTAAAACTAAAAGTAAGCGATAGAAAACCTAAAAGAACCCTGCGAATTATAATCGGCATACGTATCTGAATTCCACATAGTCAACAACCATCGAAATCCATAATACAATTACCCGATAACTCGCATTTTCCGATTACCAATCCTTAATACGAAAGCATCTAAAAGGGAAACCCTAAAAATCCACCACAGCATATCAAGCAAAGCGGACTTCATAATCATAGACACCGATTCCTTGACAATCATAACATCTTGGTAATCCATTAACGGCTGATGGATGATTGTTAAGAAACTCTAAAAGATTTggaaataaaagaagaaaaccAAAAGCATGAAGCTGACAAAGAATCTCAAATCTTGAAAAACTCTGATTCGAGGAGCCGATCGCAATAGATTAGAGAGATGCCTGTGAGTCGCAATTTAGAATTCGCGACTAGGTCTCTAATAATATCTATCACTCCATTTTACTACTCCCTCATGTGCTTATATAAATCATTCTATAAAATGATTTTGttttcaattataaatcatcTTAGGtcctttgggaattagctgttagaggttagttgttagctgattgCATTTGCTATTAGCTGTAagttgattacattagctgatttgactaactGATTTGATGAACTGTTTGTGttgacctgtttggtaaaaattagttgattgataatagcggtttgtgcaaaaagacgaataagggcattaattttggtgCAGTAGAAGAGgtagtctatctattagggttaaagaagtccattaattttaatattccaaaacgctaattgaaaaagctccttttaagagctttttctaaattagcgttttcatcccaaaactctctctcaaacctctctccaccaaacactccaattagcggtttcagtggtcaaacctctaaagttggtcaaaaccgctctttttatcccaaaacgctctttgccaaacagggccttagttttttttttttttttgaaagaataaatcatcttagttcttcaatataaatttattacttCGAcccttaatttatatataaatcctAAAATGACTTATAGAAAGAAATTTAAATAGATTTAATTTACTTCCACATCGTGGTTCATAGCCATGTGCTTTAATTCTCTATGTTACAGGTTCCACCCCATCTCCATAGAAGACGGATCTGTTCTCGAGGAGTACTCAAAGAAATAACATTTCCTCTCCCCAGCCGTTTCGGACTAAGAAGATGTGAAAGCGTCTCTCTCTATAAGAACAATGTGTTCGTGGAGTGTGAGAAAATGATTTCATAAttggaacatttttttttctttatatttcATATTGAAAAAGTAATAAGAATGAGGAGTGTTAACCTTTTTATCATGACGTCGAGCTATTTTTTCGCAGGACCTCCCCTCATCGCAGTAGAGTTTAACCACCAAAATCGGGATGGATTGGTGTAGTTCCTTTACGCCTACGTAAATTCCTTTTTAGAAATAGCTCACTCTAGCCCTTATATAGACCAATTAAATGGGCATATCAATAAGGCAGTACAAAGAACTCTTTTGGATTCCACGGTTACCAACATGAACGAAGCTGGAAGAATATATCGGCAAAtttaaattttcaaaagttgaaaagattaaaattaacttaAAAACTACTTGAAATATTGtactaaattttcaaaacataaaaaatagaataaattatatataaaagtatAGATTAAATTTAGAGAAAATTacagaaataaatcatgtgaTTTGGACTATTTCTGTTAGCAAAAACATTCTAAActaactaacggtgttaaaaaaatcaaaatggcattcaaagtcaaaagtcaatggtatttttatttttatatttatttattttataatttcatttttaataatCTTCTTAGCTCATATACCTCGTTTATTTCTCCCCAGTCTATCTCTCTCTCAAATGGCAAAATACATAGGTTCCTTGGTTTTCAATTATCAATCACAATCAGATCACAAACATTCTAAATTATTGCTTCGCCAAAATCGACGGCAATTGGGGATGGAGATGGAGTCTAGGAGGAGCAATTATCCCTGCTCTAATAATCACCATTGGATCATTAGTCCTTCCGGACACAGCAAACTCCATGATAGAATGTGGTGATCGTGAAAAGGCCAAAACCCAATTGAGAAGAGTTCGTGGAGTCAATGATGTTGATGAAGAATTTGATGATCTAGTTATGGCTAGTGAAGAATCCATGAAAGTAGAACATCCATGGAGAAACTTATTGCAGAGGAAATACATACCTCATTTAACAATGACTATCACGTTGATCACTCCCCAAGGGCTCGGACCTCCTCCTTGTTTCCCCTTCTCTTTTTTGCTTTcttctctatatttttttaggaaacgGCTGAGCTTGCCTCTTTCGGTTAACTTTTCCAGCTCTATGATGAGCTGACTACAATCTTCTATCTTATGTTCTTCGCTTTTGTGGAAGTGACAGTACTTCTATTACTCCGACCCTTTTTTAGTTTTAGAGGATACTCAATTTGCATCTTATTATCTTTGATCCAAAAGAGCATCTCCTTTCGGGAAGCGTTAAAGGATAGTTGTGTTTTATCTCTTTGCTCCCAAGGTTTGTTGGTGCTTCGGTCTCTTCTGTCTTTATCTTGGGAAGTCTTGTCACCTCCGGGTGTGGACTCCTTTCTTAATAAAGGGTTCGGCTTGTGCTCGTCCCATCTTGTATAACTTCGGGCCCTCTTCATAAGGTCTTGAAAGTCCTTTAGCGAGCTGTTATGATGCTTTGTTGTAGGGCTCTGCTTCGGCAGTTACTTGTCATGGCGTCAATAGCTCCTCGAACGCTGAATTCTTTGACCTTAATGGCTAGCGCCTGAAATTCTTTGATAAATTAGGCTAGCCTTCAGCCTGAATAGTTCGATTGAGATCTTGCATAGTTTTCCTTTCGGGAATCAAAGTGAAAAAGTGATCTACAAACGACTTGGCCATTTGGTTAAAGTCGTAAACTGATTCGGGCTTGCTCATACCAAAAGGCTGCTGATTCCTTTAGGGTTGTAAGGAAAGGACGGCACAACACTACGTCTGTGGTCGTGGTTGCTTGAATGAGCGTTCGAAAATTCTTAACATGGGTAACTGGATCGCCCACTCCTCCATATTGGCCGAAAGTTGGTATTCGGAAATCCAATGGCATTGGTTGCCTCTGGATTTCCCTAGATAAAGGTGTGCAAGTATGCGAAAAACCTGAATGTGCATCCATTGAGTTATTTCTTTTCAGCGTATCTTTTCTGAGGAGTTCTAATACATCCTCTTTGCTAAGGAGTGTGGCTTCCTTTGGCTTTGGCTTCTCTGTCTCTGGGCGATTATGCCGATGGCCGGGATATTTGGATGGGGAACGATTTCTCCTATAGGCTCGGAATCGATCATTCTCCTTGGTCTTTTCTAGTTTTCATGGGGGGGTTCTTGATCAGGAATATCTCCTTGTTGGTGATACGCTTTGGGAGCTGCCTGAACGGTCTTATTGTGAAGGTCCTCCTTCTCCTTTCTCAACTGTCGTTGGAGAACGATCATCTCCCGTTGATGGGTTGCTTTCGCTTCATCCATCTCTTTTTGCATGGCGATCATATTTTGGCCAAATCTCCAAGAAACCTCATTTGCCAACAACTAGTATTGAGGATCCAGTTGGAGTGGTTATTGAACATCTTCTTCGTTGTTTCCATGAACTTTTAACTGAATTTGATGGGATGTAGCCATGacttgatattttgaataattgCGGCAGATTGTTTGAATCCACACTCACCACACCAATGATAACTTATTACATGATCCTGCTTACATGTCAAGGTGGAAACTATGATCCGACGTCGTAATAGTCCTATAAAACCGTAAATAGCTCAGACGGGGCCAGAATCCGGCGAACCCGCTCTAATGCCTAAGTCAAATTGGGATTTAGGACCAAATAAGAGGGTAAGAATATGTTTTGAAATAGTAGTTAACATACCAAACCTTACGGTTGTACCTGTCTATTTATAGTGCTCGATTAGTTTAAGGTTGTCACCTTATTAGGAATCCTTGTGAGTTTAGGATTTTTATTTCCTTGAGGATTCCGAATTTTGAAAGGAATCCTTTGTCTCATAGGATTTCGGAAGTTTCTCCTTGCGATTGGACCTAAAGCCATGTGTATTGGCTATTGATGGCTAATCATTGGGCTTGGACCACTGTCCAATTATGGGTTTTGACATCAGTCTTTTATGCAGCCTTTTATCCAAAAAGGGAGTGATcatgatgtcatcaacataatGTCATTTTGCATGATATCAAGAGGTATATAAGAAAAGTGATGTGTAAAAGTTTAAGTTTATACTATATATTAAGGAAACATTACacaactgggtcaaatgggaggctcatttatatatttagaccaattacccAAGTCATTACCtatctagactatttatttgtgactttcccaaaatgcTCTTCATATATATAAGCACTTAGAAATTTCttactctttcttctttctctcttcgttTCTTTCTTAGTTTGCGAACTTGgcattccatttttaattatcgACTCATATATACGTAAAATTTTTCTTCTTGCGAACTTGGCACtccgttttttattattttgtacgtTTTTCCAGGATAATACTTTCAGTACATGATTTTACTTTGCATTTTTCGCAAACTGCAAAGTCTGCGAAGGTAAATACTACTTTGCAGAATAACTTTTTCTTCGCAGTTTTCACAAACTGTGAAGCAAAATCATGTATTGAAGTACTATTTACCTTCGCATGTTTCGCAGTTCGCGAAAaatgcgaagtggtatataacattaaaatcataacattatcaaaatcataacaacaagattgcaacaataattataacattcaaatcataaccattatcaaaatttacaacaagattgcaacaataattcaaacTCTAAACCCTAACAATGTGCTTCCAGAACAAAAAGAATATCAAAATGTTATGGAAGCACACTTTCTCCCTAGTGTACTTCCAAGACATTTGGAAGAGAGTGTGCTTCCAGAACATTTGCTAAGAAGTTCAGAAGCAAATGTGTAACactctggtccaataccatgtagatattgtccgctctggcccaattccaacacattgggcctcacggctttaaaacgcgtctacatgtattggattcacatcttactaataagccccaatcactccctctccatttccgatgtgggattcattcttgcccccatcgccatccctt is drawn from Euphorbia lathyris chromosome 9, ddEupLath1.1, whole genome shotgun sequence and contains these coding sequences:
- the LOC136205352 gene encoding zinc finger CCCH domain-containing protein 48-like, which encodes MSDDCVTGDGCQFCVHGFCGDWFSLLVQLKGHTKAICGIALPSRLDKPYSRSNDGMVHVWDSHTGQPTKTINLGEKIGCLIGEGSWIFVGFLDSIKDGSIFAWEGRNDNLKPFNVVASLKCHTVALTCLTVGRKRLY